One window of bacterium genomic DNA carries:
- a CDS encoding Zn-dependent exopeptidase M28, translated as MPHPADSAGILARHRARSQGRDPRVYALAGEAPAPLLAFADGPAAPGVFAGATAQPIGWRLALPGGQALAHRGVTPPGRLRASAAPAETAPVVLLCAHHDHLGEGPEGVFPGADDNASGVAVLLEVARLLAGRPLAAEVRFLFTDAEELGMLGAKAYLARWDPPALAINLDSVGRAGAMSYRQLRDPAAANPRLMIHWTSASGDSALDAALAARGFQVQRGEGPMFALGGDHRAFVEAGVPAHFLFGGFHADYNTVHDRPERILVGRLASLAEALADFVAAGPAAPAPR; from the coding sequence GTGCCGCACCCGGCCGATTCCGCCGGCATCCTGGCCCGGCATCGGGCGCGCAGCCAGGGCCGCGACCCGCGGGTCTACGCCCTCGCGGGCGAAGCGCCGGCGCCCCTGCTCGCCTTCGCCGACGGTCCGGCCGCGCCCGGCGTCTTCGCCGGCGCGACCGCCCAGCCGATCGGCTGGCGGCTCGCGCTGCCCGGCGGGCAGGCTCTCGCTCACCGGGGCGTCACTCCCCCCGGGCGCCTGCGCGCCTCGGCGGCGCCGGCGGAGACGGCGCCCGTCGTGCTGCTCTGCGCCCACCACGACCATCTCGGCGAGGGTCCCGAGGGCGTCTTCCCGGGCGCCGACGACAACGCGAGCGGGGTGGCCGTCCTCCTCGAAGTCGCGCGCCTGCTCGCCGGCCGGCCCCTGGCGGCCGAGGTCCGCTTCCTATTCACCGATGCCGAGGAGCTCGGCATGCTCGGCGCCAAGGCCTACCTCGCGCGCTGGGACCCGCCCGCGCTCGCGATCAATCTCGACTCCGTGGGCCGCGCCGGCGCGATGAGCTACCGTCAGCTCCGCGATCCGGCCGCCGCCAACCCACGCCTGATGATCCACTGGACCTCGGCGTCCGGCGACAGTGCCCTGGACGCAGCCCTGGCCGCCCGGGGCTTCCAGGTGCAGCGGGGCGAGGGCCCAATGTTCGCCCTCGGTGGCGATCACCGCGCCTTCGTGGAGGCCGGCGTCCCGGCGCACTTCCTCTTCGGCGGCTTCCACGCCGACTACAACACGGTGCACGATCGCCCCGAGCGGATCCTCGTCGGACGCCTGGCCTCCCTCGCCGAGGCTCTGGCCGACTTCGTCGCTGCGGGACCGGCGGCCCCCGCGCCGCGCTAG
- a CDS encoding HNH endonuclease: MRRFDKLLRGRAGGRTAGQRRSEISVNRATLRQHVLVLDAGYQPVNIVSARRALVLLVSGRAVAVEESALVVRSAAAEWRLPRIIRLFIAIAHRVYKVVRVQLNRRNLYARDRCSCQYCGGTAGPFTIDHVVPRSRQTPEFPRGGATSWENCVTCCVSCNHRKGNRLPAEAGMRLLAAPREPRWLPPLLFRRFLGDAMHQSWEAYLYQR; this comes from the coding sequence CTGCGGCGCTTCGACAAGCTTTTGCGAGGTCGCGCCGGCGGGAGGACGGCCGGCCAGCGTCGAAGTGAGATCAGCGTGAACAGAGCCACACTCCGCCAGCACGTCCTCGTTCTGGACGCCGGCTATCAGCCCGTGAACATCGTCAGCGCGCGGCGCGCCCTGGTGCTCCTGGTGAGCGGGCGGGCGGTGGCGGTGGAGGAGTCCGCCCTCGTCGTGCGCTCGGCGGCGGCCGAGTGGCGCCTGCCGCGCATCATCCGCCTCTTCATCGCCATCGCGCACCGGGTCTACAAGGTGGTGCGCGTGCAGCTCAACCGGCGCAACCTCTACGCGCGGGACCGCTGCAGCTGCCAGTACTGCGGTGGCACGGCGGGGCCCTTCACGATCGACCACGTCGTTCCGCGCAGCCGCCAGACGCCGGAGTTCCCCCGGGGCGGCGCGACGAGCTGGGAGAACTGCGTGACCTGCTGCGTGAGCTGCAACCACCGCAAGGGCAACCGCCTGCCGGCCGAGGCCGGGATGCGCCTGCTCGCGGCGCCGCGCGAGCCGCGCTGGCTGCCGCCCCTGCTCTTCCGGCGCTTCCTCGGCGACGCGATGCACCAGAGCTGGGAAGCCTACCTCTACCAGCGATGA
- the rnc gene encoding ribonuclease III — MRPRLHAQPRRQAGGGDGDQHLARLRRPQHRAPAGAGARRALGAPGSRRPERQGRPAIRAWFRKLFPGKLPPTLEEADRAPLAAFQERLGYRFKDPALLLLALTHRSWAFQEGMEREASNERLEFLGDAVLGLAINVALVAEFPEENEGTLTKLKSLLASRVVLASVAGDLGLGAVLRLSANEEETGGRTRDSILADAFEAVLGAVYLDGGLLPARKLVASRVLARKEEFLADDSHRNFKSLLQERVQSVYKLPPRYRVEATWGPDHSKDFEVEVLVQGQVVGRGSGRSKKDAEQDAARAALARLGEGEAGFPELPPAATESGEFS, encoded by the coding sequence CTGCGACCTCGACTACACGCCCAACCGCGCCGTCAAGCAGGCGGTGGAGACGGCGATCAGCACCTCGCTCGGCTTCGGCGGCCACAACATCGTGCTCCTGCTGGGGCGGGCGCCCGGCGAGCGCTAGGGGCGCCCGGTTCCCGCCGGCCGGAACGGCAAGGAAGGCCCGCCATTCGCGCCTGGTTCCGCAAGCTCTTCCCGGGGAAGCTCCCGCCCACGCTCGAGGAGGCCGATCGCGCGCCCCTCGCCGCCTTCCAGGAGCGCCTCGGCTACCGCTTCAAGGATCCCGCGCTGCTGCTGCTCGCCCTCACCCACCGCTCCTGGGCCTTCCAGGAGGGGATGGAGCGCGAGGCGAGCAACGAGCGCCTGGAGTTCCTCGGTGACGCGGTGCTCGGACTGGCGATCAACGTCGCCCTCGTCGCCGAATTCCCGGAGGAGAACGAGGGCACCCTGACCAAGCTCAAGAGCCTGCTCGCGAGCCGCGTGGTGCTGGCCAGCGTCGCCGGCGACCTCGGCCTGGGCGCCGTGCTGCGCCTGAGCGCCAACGAGGAGGAGACGGGCGGCCGCACGCGCGACTCGATTCTCGCCGACGCCTTCGAGGCCGTCCTCGGCGCGGTCTACCTGGACGGCGGCCTGCTCCCGGCCCGCAAGCTGGTTGCCTCCCGCGTGCTCGCCCGCAAGGAGGAGTTCCTGGCCGACGACAGCCACCGCAACTTCAAGTCCCTGCTCCAGGAGCGCGTGCAGTCGGTCTACAAGCTGCCGCCGCGCTACCGCGTCGAAGCGACCTGGGGGCCGGACCATTCCAAGGACTTCGAGGTGGAGGTGCTCGTGCAGGGGCAGGTCGTGGGCCGGGGCAGTGGCCGCAGCAAGAAGGACGCGGAGCAGGACGCGGCCCGGGCCGCGCTCGCCCGCCTCGGCGAGGGCGAGGCGGGCTTCCCCGAGTTGCCGCCGGCGGCGACGGAGTCCGGGGAATTCTCTTGA
- the fabF gene encoding beta-ketoacyl-ACP synthase II codes for MDRRVVITGLGLISPVGKDREATWQGLLAGRSGIGRITAFDTEGYASRLGAEVKDFDPGEIVEPKERKKTDRYAQFALVAAEEAMAQAGLLAEPPAGERMGVIIGSGIGGMLTFEEEHSTLIAKGPRRVSPFFIPMMIGDIATGLVSMRYGLRGPNFGVVSACATGAHAIADAALQIRAGRADLMLAGGAEATISPMALAGFGNMKALSTRNEEPGKACRPFDAERDGFVMGEGAGVLVLEDYAHAKARGVRIFAELLGAGLTADAHHITAPDPEGRGATQAMRLALAEAGLPGASVGYVNAHGTSTPYNDRIETLAIRTAFGAHAERLKISSTKSMTGHLLGAAGGLEAGITVLALERGEIPPTVNYEHPDPDCDLDYTPNRAVKQAVETAISTSLGFGGHNIVLLLGRAPGER; via the coding sequence ATGGACCGCCGCGTCGTCATCACGGGCCTGGGCCTGATCAGCCCGGTCGGCAAGGACCGCGAGGCCACCTGGCAGGGGCTGCTGGCCGGCCGTTCGGGCATCGGACGGATCACGGCCTTCGACACCGAGGGCTACGCGTCCCGCCTGGGCGCCGAAGTCAAGGACTTCGACCCCGGCGAGATCGTCGAGCCCAAGGAGCGCAAGAAGACCGACCGCTACGCGCAGTTCGCGCTCGTGGCCGCCGAGGAGGCGATGGCCCAGGCCGGGCTGCTCGCCGAGCCACCGGCCGGCGAGCGCATGGGCGTCATCATCGGCTCTGGCATCGGCGGCATGCTCACCTTCGAGGAGGAGCACAGCACCCTCATCGCGAAGGGCCCGCGCCGCGTGAGCCCCTTCTTCATCCCGATGATGATCGGCGACATCGCCACCGGTCTCGTCTCGATGCGCTACGGCCTGCGGGGGCCCAACTTCGGCGTCGTCAGCGCCTGCGCGACGGGCGCGCACGCGATCGCCGACGCGGCGCTGCAGATCCGCGCGGGCCGTGCGGACCTGATGCTGGCCGGCGGCGCCGAGGCGACGATCTCGCCGATGGCCCTGGCCGGCTTCGGCAACATGAAGGCCCTCTCGACGCGCAACGAGGAGCCCGGGAAGGCCTGCCGCCCCTTCGACGCCGAGCGCGACGGCTTCGTGATGGGCGAGGGCGCGGGCGTCCTCGTGCTCGAGGACTACGCGCACGCCAAGGCGCGCGGCGTGCGCATCTTCGCCGAGCTGCTCGGCGCCGGGCTCACGGCGGACGCGCACCACATCACGGCGCCCGACCCCGAGGGCCGCGGCGCGACGCAGGCGATGCGCCTGGCGCTCGCCGAGGCCGGCCTGCCGGGGGCGAGCGTCGGCTACGTCAACGCGCACGGGACGAGCACGCCCTACAACGACCGCATCGAGACGCTGGCGATCAGGACGGCGTTCGGCGCCCACGCCGAGCGGCTCAAGATCAGCAGCACGAAATCGATGACGGGCCACCTGCTCGGCGCGGCCGGCGGGCTCGAGGCGGGGATCACGGTCCTCGCGCTGGAGCGCGGCGAGATTCCGCCGACCGTCAACTACGAGCACCCCGATCCCGACTGCGACCTCGACTACACGCCCAACCGCGCCGTCAAGCAGGCGGTGGAGACGGCGATCAGCACCTCGCTCGGCTTCGGCGGCCACAACATCGTGCTCCTGCTGGGGCGGGCGCCCGGCGAGCGCTAG
- the acpP gene encoding acyl carrier protein, which translates to MASIAERVHQIIEKELGVNPEQITPSASFIEDLGADSLDTVELVMAFEEEFGMEISDEDAEKLTNVQAVIDYLTAALPEA; encoded by the coding sequence ATGGCTTCGATCGCAGAGCGCGTCCACCAGATCATCGAGAAGGAACTGGGCGTCAATCCGGAGCAGATCACGCCGAGCGCCTCCTTCATCGAGGACCTGGGCGCCGATTCCCTCGACACCGTCGAGCTGGTGATGGCCTTCGAGGAGGAATTCGGCATGGAGATCTCCGACGAGGACGCCGAGAAGCTGACGAACGTGCAGGCGGTGATCGACTATCTCACGGCCGCCCTGCCCGAGGCCTAG
- a CDS encoding SDR family oxidoreductase, with product MDSGIAGKLALVTGGSRGIGRAIVVALRGEGCRVALVASSEERGRAAAAELGGGPDLGGYGGDIGDGEAVAALVARIREEMGEVDFLVNNAGLTQDNLLARMKAAEWERVLAVNLGGAFHFARALARPFLKRGGRIVNITSVVGQIGNAGQANYAASKAGLIGLTKSLAKELAPRGVTVNAVAPGFIRTDMTATLSAEVQKQLLAGIPLASLGEPEDVAAAVLFLLGPGGRYITGQVIAVNGGMAM from the coding sequence ATGGACAGCGGCATTGCGGGCAAGCTCGCCCTCGTGACCGGGGGTTCGCGCGGCATCGGCCGGGCCATCGTCGTCGCCCTGCGCGGCGAGGGCTGTCGCGTCGCGCTCGTCGCCAGCAGCGAGGAACGCGGCCGGGCAGCGGCCGCCGAGCTCGGCGGCGGGCCCGACCTCGGCGGCTACGGCGGCGACATCGGCGACGGCGAGGCGGTGGCCGCGCTCGTCGCGCGCATCCGCGAGGAGATGGGCGAGGTCGACTTCCTCGTCAACAACGCCGGCCTCACCCAGGACAACCTGCTCGCGCGGATGAAGGCCGCGGAGTGGGAGCGCGTGCTGGCCGTCAATCTCGGCGGCGCCTTCCACTTCGCGCGGGCGCTGGCGCGGCCCTTCCTGAAGCGAGGCGGGCGCATCGTCAACATCACGAGCGTGGTCGGCCAGATCGGCAATGCGGGCCAGGCCAACTACGCGGCGAGCAAGGCCGGCCTGATCGGGCTGACGAAGAGCCTGGCCAAGGAGCTGGCGCCGCGCGGGGTGACCGTGAACGCGGTGGCGCCGGGCTTCATCCGCACGGACATGACGGCGACGCTCAGCGCAGAGGTGCAGAAGCAGCTCCTCGCCGGGATTCCGCTCGCCAGTCTGGGCGAACCGGAGGACGTGGCCGCTGCCGTGCTCTTCCTGCTCGGCCCCGGCGGGCGCTACATCACGGGGCAGGTCATCGCCGTCAACGGCGGCATGGCGATGTGA
- the fabD gene encoding ACP S-malonyltransferase: MRRPLLFPGQASQFVGMGRELNDEDPESARFFAEAEGVTGLPLRDLCFAGPLERLTETRHAQPAILMVSLACHAYLARRGLAPSVVAGHSLGEYSALVAAGVLAPLDALRLVALRGRLMFASGEAVPGTMAAVLGLTREAVARCCAEAAAGEVLALANLNSPDQLVISGAVAAVERGMAACSAAGAQKVVPLTVSGAFHSALMAPAAAALGEALRATPFADAQSPVIPNVTAQPETRGERLRALLSEQLTRPVLWSDSMLALRRLDGADPLEIGPGKVLMGLMRKIDRETRVTALGDKAALDAWLAGASAGAA; the protein is encoded by the coding sequence GTGCGCAGACCGCTCCTGTTCCCCGGGCAGGCCTCGCAGTTCGTGGGCATGGGCCGGGAGCTGAACGACGAGGACCCCGAGAGCGCCCGCTTCTTCGCCGAGGCCGAGGGCGTGACGGGCCTGCCCCTGCGCGACCTCTGTTTCGCGGGGCCGCTGGAGCGCCTCACCGAGACGCGCCACGCGCAGCCGGCCATCCTGATGGTCAGTCTCGCCTGCCACGCCTATCTCGCCCGCCGCGGCCTCGCGCCCTCGGTGGTGGCAGGCCACAGCCTGGGCGAGTACAGCGCCCTCGTCGCGGCCGGCGTGCTGGCGCCCCTGGACGCCCTGCGCCTGGTCGCCCTGCGCGGGCGCTTGATGTTCGCCAGCGGCGAGGCCGTGCCCGGCACGATGGCCGCCGTGCTCGGCCTCACGCGCGAGGCGGTCGCGCGCTGCTGCGCCGAGGCGGCCGCGGGCGAAGTGCTCGCGCTCGCCAACCTGAACAGCCCGGACCAGCTCGTGATCAGCGGCGCCGTCGCCGCGGTCGAGCGCGGCATGGCGGCCTGCAGTGCGGCGGGGGCGCAGAAGGTGGTCCCGCTCACGGTGAGCGGCGCCTTTCACTCCGCCCTGATGGCGCCGGCGGCAGCGGCGCTCGGCGAGGCCCTGCGCGCGACACCCTTCGCGGATGCGCAGTCGCCAGTGATCCCCAACGTCACGGCCCAGCCGGAGACCCGCGGCGAGCGCCTGCGCGCTCTGCTCAGCGAGCAGCTGACACGTCCCGTGCTCTGGTCGGACTCCATGCTGGCGCTGCGCCGGCTCGACGGCGCGGATCCCCTGGAGATCGGTCCGGGCAAGGTGCTCATGGGCCTCATGCGCAAGATCGACCGCGAGACGCGCGTGACGGCGCTGGGCGACAAGGCCGCGCTGGACGCCTGGCTGGCCGGCGCGAGCGCCGGCGCGGCCTAG
- a CDS encoding ketoacyl-ACP synthase III — protein MAPRLSAQLVGTGSAVPERVLGNEELSRLVETSDEWITTRTGIKTRHIAADHERNSDFAALACERALADAGCPAETVDYVFVGTVTGDLIFPSTACLVQAKIGAHNAAAWDLSAACSGFLFGLEQAAALLETGRGRRALVVGSELLSRLTNWQDRATCVLFGDGAGAVLLEARPVDGRGILASVSRSDGRLAELLNAPQGGSAEPPTPAIIAARTNKIQMKGNEVFKHAVRNMAAAAQQTLAAAGLSAADLALFIPHQANMRIIDAIGERLAIPAERVYVNIAEYGNTSAASIPIALDEARRSGRIGPGDYVLMATFGGGLTWGATLMKL, from the coding sequence TTGGCGCCTAGACTCAGCGCGCAACTCGTCGGCACCGGCAGCGCGGTGCCTGAACGCGTCCTCGGTAACGAGGAGCTGAGCCGCCTGGTCGAGACCAGCGACGAGTGGATCACCACGCGCACCGGCATCAAGACGCGCCACATCGCGGCCGATCACGAACGCAACAGCGACTTCGCCGCCCTCGCCTGCGAGCGCGCCCTCGCGGACGCCGGCTGCCCGGCCGAGACGGTGGATTACGTCTTCGTCGGCACGGTGACGGGCGATCTCATCTTTCCGAGCACGGCCTGCCTCGTGCAGGCGAAGATCGGGGCCCACAACGCGGCGGCCTGGGACCTCTCCGCCGCCTGCAGCGGCTTCCTCTTCGGGCTCGAGCAGGCCGCCGCCCTGCTCGAGACGGGCCGCGGCAGGCGGGCGCTGGTCGTCGGTTCGGAGCTGCTCAGCCGCCTCACCAACTGGCAGGACCGCGCGACCTGCGTGCTCTTCGGCGACGGGGCCGGCGCCGTCCTCCTCGAAGCACGGCCGGTCGACGGCCGCGGCATCCTCGCCAGCGTCAGCCGGAGCGACGGTCGCCTCGCCGAGCTCCTGAACGCTCCCCAGGGCGGCAGCGCGGAGCCGCCGACGCCGGCGATCATCGCGGCGCGGACGAACAAGATCCAGATGAAGGGCAACGAGGTCTTCAAGCACGCCGTGCGCAACATGGCCGCCGCCGCGCAGCAGACCCTCGCGGCCGCCGGTCTGAGCGCGGCGGACCTCGCGCTCTTCATCCCGCACCAGGCGAACATGCGCATCATCGACGCGATCGGCGAGCGGCTGGCGATCCCCGCCGAGCGGGTCTACGTCAACATCGCGGAGTACGGCAACACGAGCGCGGCCTCGATCCCGATCGCGTTGGACGAGGCGCGGCGGTCAGGCCGCATCGGTCCCGGGGACTACGTGCTGATGGCGACCTTCGGCGGCGGCCTCACCTGGGGCGCCACGCTGATGAAGCTGTGA